TCTAAAAGAAGTCGTTTTCAAATTGTCATGCCCGGAGGATTAATAAAGAATGATGAACTTTGTTTTGTAGGAGAGTTCAGTGCTGACTATTTAAAACAGTTTCATATAGATGTCTTTTTCATGAGTTTTAGTGGAATTTCTTTAAGCAACGGTTTTACAGACTATGGTTTTGGAGAAGCTTCTTTAAAAAAACAAATGATTAAAAATAGTTCGACAATATATGGAGTAGGAGACTCGACCAAATTTGATAGCACCTCGTTGTTAAGCGTCTGCCCTTTGCATCAAGTTAGTGCAGTTATAACGGATGATCAACTTTCTCCTGTTGTAGCTTATAATTATGAAAAATGCGGAGTCCCTATCTTTACTGGAGAAAGATAGGATTCTGTTTCAAAGTTTTCTATAAACGACAGGCTAAATTAAAAGTAGAAAATTTATGAAGGTAGTTTATTGATAAATAGTTAGTTAATGCGCTGGATCATAGGATCTCTATTACATCAAATAGCCCGTCTATCGTTCGATAAACGGGTCATTTTAGCGTGCCTAAAGATTTGTTATCTTTTGCATGTAATATACTTGAAGGTGGTCTTGAAAAACATATACTTCATACTTTTATATTTTAAATATTCTTTCTGTTAAATGCTCCTCTTCAACCAAGTTACAGGCCACTATTTAGTTTTTTCTGTATATTGTATTCAACAGCTCGGAACTTGTTTTGATCAATACTTTTTTATTATTCACGCATGGAAGTTTCTTCCTAATACAGTATTAATTTCACCAACCAATTAGTGCTTCCCATACGGTTGAAAAAAATAACTTCTCTTTTTCAAAAGAAGTAACCAGAAATACGAAAAATATTTTGCAGAGTAATACCCTCAGACTATCTGGCAGTTCAAATGGAAAAATCGGTCAAGTTAGAGAAATAGTTTTCGCCACAACCTTATCCTTATTTTTTGTTGAGTAGGAACTCACTTCATAATTACAGTCGAGTAGAACCAAAAAGAAAGATTCCTGAAAGATTCCCTAACAATGTTCCGTATTGCGTAGCTGCTCTCTGTCCAGGAGGAACCACTACAGCAGGGTATTCTATAGTGGTCATTCGCGAGGGAATTGAGACTGTCTTTTTCCGATAAACAAAAACAACTTCTTGTGGCTCATTTGTAAAAGTTCCTTCTTGTAAAGCTGGGTGGCTCACTAATTCCCAGTAGTGGTGTTCCTCTTCTTTGGCATAAAAAATAATCATTGTTGGTTGAGCAATTAGTAAAAAAGCTAGAAAAACTGTCAACAAACACAGATTAAAAGATATTGTTTTTTTCATTTTCGTTCTCCCTTAGTTCAATCACTAAATCAGCAAATTTGGCCCAATCAGACGGAGTTGGCGGTTGTTTCCAAATGATTTGCTGACAACTTGTTTCTTTTAGATGGTAATCAGATAAAAAGATATGGGTATCATTGTTAAATTTTTTCTGAATACTAACATTTAAATCACGAAAGCGCCGCAAGCTTTGACAAATATACTCTGTATAGGCTATTCCATGTGAAAAATCGATATAAATATTGATCGGTGTTCCTAATTGTGAAGGTTCTAAAATAGATAATACGGAAAACATTATGTCATAGTAAAGTTTTGCTTGATCATTTTTGGACAGTTCTAGAGCTATCAGAAAGTGAGTTTTTCGAATAAACCGTAAGATCAATGTATGTAAGGGATAATAAACCTCAGCAAAGTAGCTATACGCTGCAGTTTCGACAAATGTAGTATAACTTTGTTTGAAAATAGATAGACTTAACAGTTTTTTCAAAAAAGAATCGTATAGCTGCGTTTTTTGTAAATCTGTAATTTGAAATTGAGTGGCTATACGCTCCACTAGTTCTTGCGTAGCCTCTTGGTTTTGTGTAAATAACTCTTGATTGAATGTCAGTTCAGGTGTGAACATTTCAGAAACAAATAGAAAGGCTAATAAGTAGTTACTTTCATTGAACGATTCAGGAACTGTGTCTTTTGTTGGACGGAGTGCTTGCTCAATCAAGATCATCTGTTGTTCAAGTGCGTGATTTGTCTTTTTATTGATAGAACACAGATTTTCTTTTACCGCATGATGTTTTTTTATTCTAATGTAGACGATGTGGATAAATAAGGCTAACTTTTTTTTCTGAAAAAAAGTTGAGTCTAAACCAAAATGTGTAGTCAATAACTGTAGAAGCTGTTGTACTTCTTGATTGCTATCCTTGGAAAATGGATAGTCTTCTCCAAAATAGAAATAAGAAACAAGGTCAAAAATAATGGAACGTACTTTCATCTCGTTTCCAGTCAGTTTATTTTTTTGAATCACGATCCGCTCTTTTTTTAGCTGAGTTAACACTTTGCTGCGAATTTGGTAAAGCGTCGTTTTGGCAATATGTTGTTCTTCTTGAAATTTTTTTATCGTTTTCTCTTCTACTAGCACCTCAATAAAAAAACGAAATTTTAGTGAACGTTGGGCGAAAGTATGTTGTATCTTTTGAATCATATCATTAGAGATAGGCTGATAAATCAGTTCATCGTAAACTTCTTCAGAAATCGTTATTTCTGGACACTCTTCATTTAACTCTTTTATATATTTTTCCAATAAAAACTTCGATAACCCTGTGAGCTCCAGTAATCTTTTTTGAGTTAAATATTGATCGTTGTAAAGTTGTAAGTTCATAAGTAAGTGTAACTTATCGCGATCTTCTTCATCTAAAAATTGCAAATATTCCATTATTCTCTCCCCATTGTTGGATTAGAAGCAAAACCGTTAAAAGAATTGTTTCTAAACCGGTATTTAGTTTATTTTTTCAACTTTTTTGGCTGTGATTCTGTAAGATTCGCCGATTTTCCCTGTAATAGTACTTGGCGTAGTAAGTTCATTGCCTTGTTCATCAACAAACTTAATCGTCACAGAGCCTCTACCATCATGATCTGTTTGTTTTTCCTTAGCTTGTTGTTGCACCGTTTCTTTGGAATCACTCGTTTTTTCAGTGGTTGCCAGTGTATTTGGAAACCACGTTGGCAACTCTAGAGCCTCTTTTAATACCTCAGAAACGTCCACTTGATTCTTAACGATGTGAGTAATACT
The DNA window shown above is from Enterococcus sp. 12C11_DIV0727 and carries:
- a CDS encoding MucBP domain-containing protein, producing MKKTISFNLCLLTVFLAFLLIAQPTMIIFYAKEEEHHYWELVSHPALQEGTFTNEPQEVVFVYRKKTVSIPSRMTTIEYPAVVVPPGQRAATQYGTLLGNLSGIFLFGSTRL
- a CDS encoding helix-turn-helix domain-containing protein, with product MEYLQFLDEEDRDKLHLLMNLQLYNDQYLTQKRLLELTGLSKFLLEKYIKELNEECPEITISEEVYDELIYQPISNDMIQKIQHTFAQRSLKFRFFIEVLVEEKTIKKFQEEQHIAKTTLYQIRSKVLTQLKKERIVIQKNKLTGNEMKVRSIIFDLVSYFYFGEDYPFSKDSNQEVQQLLQLLTTHFGLDSTFFQKKKLALFIHIVYIRIKKHHAVKENLCSINKKTNHALEQQMILIEQALRPTKDTVPESFNESNYLLAFLFVSEMFTPELTFNQELFTQNQEATQELVERIATQFQITDLQKTQLYDSFLKKLLSLSIFKQSYTTFVETAAYSYFAEVYYPLHTLILRFIRKTHFLIALELSKNDQAKLYYDIMFSVLSILEPSQLGTPINIYIDFSHGIAYTEYICQSLRRFRDLNVSIQKKFNNDTHIFLSDYHLKETSCQQIIWKQPPTPSDWAKFADLVIELRENENEKNNIF